DNA from Electrophorus electricus isolate fEleEle1 chromosome 5, fEleEle1.pri, whole genome shotgun sequence:
ACCCTGGTGAGGGGTTTGACTCCAGAGAACACCTCTGCCAGCTCCATCATTCTCTCTGAGCCTTCGTTCCTGTAGCTCTCCCATTTCAGCTGTTTCTCGGTCAACATCTGCTTGAACATctggattatttaaaaaatgaataattaaaaaaaaggtaaaataaaataaatgtaataataatagtaatatagttcatgcatatgcataatatgtgtatataaatgtgtatttggTGACAGAGAGGAGCTCACTTCTTTGAGTATGAACTCAAACTGAGCTGTGTCTAGGAGAAGCTGGAACAGGATCTTAGGGTTGTACTTGGAGTCAGCGATGGCTTGATCCTTCATCTGACGCAGTCTCTTGTTGTTTGAGTCATACACTTTACGGCACAAAGTGATAAGTCAGCACAGAACAGCATTCCCGTTCACCAAGATTTAAAAGGAAGGGGTTGCTGATACAGGTGATGTTCCAATCAATACTGATCCTTTGAGTCTATGATGCAGCAATTGGAAGCAATATCACATCAAAGCAAGCCATTACGGCATCATCTATTTACACAGCCCCACATCTTCTGGAGCATTTAGGTCATTTAGCACATTCGCCTGCACCTCCTGACAAACATAACCAAATGATTCCTCCTCAACTCCAAAGCCTGGCGgtcccacccccatccacacgGCCATGTCCATTAACCTGAGTCCGCAGTGTGCAGCATCAGCCAGCGGATGGTGACGTTGCAGTCACGTAGGCAGTTGAGCAGCTTGGGGATGTTGTCTAGGACCATCTCCTCCCGCAGGACACCCTCCTTTAGCAGCTGCTGCACCCGCGGACGGAGGCTCTCCACGCTGGCCGCGTAGCGACACGCCTGGCGGGGAGAAGCAGACTTTAGTGGGGCCCAAACTGGACAGCGAGCGTGCGCTTAAATGCGGCGGTGTGTCCCGGTTAACCGGGGTCTGTGAGCACCGTGATGTCTTTGGTAGGCTTTCAGTTTGCTGAGGTACCAGCATGCAAATATTACAGCGGTGTGAAGTTCTGGGACATTTCAATGCCATGAAAGACAGTAAGCACTTTGAGGCTTTGCTGAGTAGTGTCCTAAGTATACCTTTAAGACCAGACAAAACCTGTAATGTGTCAGAGTGATTAGGTGTGAGTGTAATTACAACATATGACCACTAgggatatatacacacacctgctctctaATGTTGGCTGAATCCAGAGTGTAGTTCAGGGCAGTCTTAGCTGCTTTGTAAGGCTCCCAGGCTTCCACCAAGTTCACAGTAATCCCCATATATATGCTGATCACCTGAAGAGAGAGGAATGCATGCGTCCAGATCAAAGAGAGGACCAAGGATGGGCGTTCTTCACTCCAAACGCTACACCCATGGCTGCCTGGCCCTTACCCAGTTATCGGGGAAGTATTTGTCGACGATCTCCCTCATCTTGGCCTGCTGGCTCTGCAGGATGGAGGGCGTGAAGAAGAGGCAGACGTACAGCATGGCTGCCTGGGTGGTCAAGGCTGTGCTGCGGTGCTCGGGCAGCGGATACGCGGACACCTGCGGGCAGGAAAACGCAAGAGCAAGGCTCACTACTgtgtaaaaaagcaaaactctGAAGAAAGCTAAATgcaaaagccattttaaaaagctttaaaagaaagaaattaacaaatataaaattggCCATCcatacttaaaaatgtaatctatGTTTGAATTTTATTAGTTATAGTCccattattattactgtattaacAATATACAACTATGTAATAACTTTGGGAGGAAGACTAGACCTGCTCCATGTTCATAACTAATACATTTCCAGTCATTCATTACAGTTCTCTGATGAGCTACCTCTCCCTGTAAAGATTAATGCTCTTGGTGATGAGCTAATGCTCTCGGAGACGAGGTACTGTTCGCTACCACCTCCATGTTCTCCACAATCAGATCTCCAGCAAGGGGGCTCCAGGCTTTTAAGCTGCCCAGAACTGCATCCCAagtccctctccctctctacactTCTGCAGTCACTCCTCATACCTCAGCTGATTGGTTGAGCGTGTGATCTGCACTTGCATGTTAATGAGATCGTAGCAGACGTGCCTGGTTATAGATGTCATCTGAGCGCAGCCGGCCTATGACCATGCTGAGGAACGTGGGGTTGATGGGCACTCTCTGGAAGTAGCTCTCAGGGTAGTTGGGCGGACGTCTCGCCCCGGGTTGGTTGGAGTAGCCTGTGCTACGCAGGAGTTTACAGATGTCATCCAGGTTGGAGTCTCCTGAAGAGCGGGCAGCACTGTGGAACAGAAGGTGAtatagttgttttgtttttttttaaagatcttaCAGGTCATTAGAGTGTAGGAACTAAGTTTTAAGATGCAGCCAGTGACACTTACTCCCCAGCCAGCCTGGCCAGTCAGATTGCAAAGGCAACCGAACACAAGTTAGCACCCAATTAACACCTGATTGATGTCTAATTAAAGGAAATTTCCACTGAAGACAAAAGCAAGCAGGAGCGGTGTGCGCCCTCACCTGTATCTGTAGTAAGACACCAGCATTCTCTCTCGGGCCTCTCCTTCTATTTTCTGATCAATTACGAGCAGCATAACTCCGTAGAGGTACAGCGCTTCACACTGGTCCAGGGCAAATGCAACACAATGTAACACCAAGATGACTGAAATCATTTATAGTTTTCAGGGAGGGGGCACACTTTATTTTACCAAAAGTTGTTTTCCATCTTCATTCAGTAGGACTGTTTCCAGGGTCTGCTGAATGTAGACGCCTTCATTGAGATCATCCAGGTACCTTTCAATGCATCATAAAGTTTTTAACTCTTTGGGAATAATGTATGCATATTTAAGCACCTGAAATTTGTAGACAGTGATAAGTCAGTTAGTTCTGAAACTAGTTTAGTTCACAGTGAATTACAGTGTACCTTATCAAGTCAACAATATACTTGTGGACACTTTCGAAAGCCAGATAAAAGCGGGACAGTATCTCAATATTGTTTTCCCGGAATTCCTCATCCAGGTCCTGAAGTTCTGGCTTTGCCTCAAGCTTACTCTCATAGTATTCTTGACCCTGGAAGACAGCACATAAACACCAagacacattattaaaaagtcaGACAATTACTCATAGTCTGagcacaacaataataataataatcataataatactTTTGAATGCGTTACCATTTGGAtcatataatttaaaaacacttttaagtGTTTTAGTATATGAGCTGTATTTTATATCGTGGaattcatgcatatttatgccatattaatatttacatactgTGCAATGGGCCAACATGGAGGTTTAATTTAGATTTCATCTTGCCAATACCTTTTTGGTTTTTCATTTAGAACCTATAGTCATATTGAACTTTATAGTTCAAAGTCCCTTTgtaaaagaaaactaaattCCTTGAAAATACTTGTGTTGTTCAAACTACTTGAGTTCACACTACTGTATCTAAACAACAGTCCACTGCCATAACCACCCAAACCTATCACGGAGTCCTGGTGAAATTGAGGAGACTACCTTGAAATAACTGAAGTCACAGATGATGTCTCCATACTTCTGTTGGTCACTCTTGTCTCTGAGCCTAAAGACCGCAGGGATGAACTCGGAGAGACGCAGCAGCTCCGCGATAATGGCATTCCCACGAGACACAACCCTCAGAATCGCCTGTCCGCACAAGTTGTTCTCGGCCAGAAAGTCCACCATGGTGGCCTCCGCTCAGATCAGCCGGTACACCTCATCAGAAAACCGTCATCCCAAACCGACACTCGCCTCCTGCAAGGCACGCACGTTTATCAGACAATGCTTTGCTCTCAAATATTATTTTGTCAAAACAAGATGCGCTATAAACCGAAGAGCAACTGCGCAAGCGCAGAGTGAGTGACGGAAACCTACGCAATGCGAGTCGCATTAATTCAGACTGGTTTACGGTTGATTTCTTACGCTGCTCTTATATTTAGGCTTTGAAATACGTGTAGAAAGGCTCGCTGTACTGGTGAACGATCATGACACGCACCCTGGACAGTTAACTCTAATGACGATTAAAATGGGCTTTAAAAAGGCAGCTAGCAAGCTAACGCTATCTTAGCTTGCTTGCTAAGGACAACTGATTCTGATTTTCATCAAAAGGCAAAATACAATTGAAAATCAGCGAGAAAAAACATCATTACATCTAGTAGATAACGTTTAATTTAGAGTTACTTTAGCCTGTGGAGGTGAAATCTTAGATAAATTAACTTGTATATCTCGCTAGCGATTCACCTTACCCTTGCATATCTATTCCTGTTTACGAAACACATGAGTGTCATATGATAAATCCATAGTTCCTCATTGGATCCTTGCCCCGCGCTTCAGCTAAATGGGCGACAAATAGGCCACTCGCCATAATAAAAGTCGACTGTCGCTGCAAATGAGGGTATTATTGTAGAGAAAATACCACAGTTTATGTTGTAAACATGCACTGAACAGTGAAGAGATCAAgcaatattacattttacatgtggGCAATGGCTTACTCAAAGTGACAAAGAAATCAGAATTGTCTTGACTTACTGGTAATTCACTCAAAAAGGTCAAAATACTTGAAAGATGCCTTCAGATGAGTGAATAGTTATATCAACAATGTGATATCAACAGTGAATAGTGGTAAAACTAACAACAAGGGAAAAATATGTACTCATTAAAAGGAGAGACATTCACTAGTTTTAATCTAAATTTATTGGTGTCCTCAAACAagtagaaaatatattttctgtctAAATCAAGCCACAGCCTATTAAAagaatttccattttaaattaaaaagcatTGCACAAGGCCTATGGCTCTGGGGCACAAAGCTTTTGCCATCATGATGTGAACAGATTTAATTTTAAGGCTCAGTATAATTTCACGTCCATGGTCATTTCCCGATAATATTCGCAGAAGAGTGATACCGAGCCTTacaatcattttatttcataacTTAGAAATGGACTGCAGTTAGCACTACTAGTGACAGATGTAAGAGGCAAGAGACAGTTGcactttataaaacacattcaaGCAAAAAGTGTAGCATATGCATCATTTTCAAATGTAGAAAAATCTTGATTTTGTCTAAATGTTGGTAAGAATGTGTCTCAGGATTTGAATGTTATTAGATGGTATTTATAATCATGTTCTTCTTACTTCTTGTCAACAATACACAGTAAAGGTGCAGAATCACAAATATGACTCGAAAGTATATCAAGCTAGCCAAATTATCCTCACCAATGAGTTAAGAATGCAACTGCAGTTCAGAACAAGACTCCAGAGTAAAAATCAAACTAGTATCAGTGTAGAGCAGAAGAAAAGGGTCACCTTACAAGCAATCCACTTCGGTCAAGGTGGGATACGTCATCTTCATAAATACAAACTTATAAAAATGCTTAAAACTACTtagaaaatacaacaacaaaatgtatgtacaaaatgaGCAATCTTCTTTTCCCCCCTCATCTCTGAAGCATGCAGTATTGACAGGGAAATGCAAAGTTAGAGGGGGAACAGAAAAAAGATTTAATCAGGAACAGTGCTAATGTtcatgcatcattttaattatacCATGCAACATggtaaataaattataatttacTGTTCTTTTTCCCAGTGGGTGGCAGAATCTTGCTATTAAAACAAGTCACTGGAATAACGCATTTCTTATAGTCATGTAGCCCACTTTCAGGTGGTTATTTAAAGTGTAAAGCAAAGACCTCTTTCCTGCTTAGCTTTAGAGAAGGTCGATTAAAAAACACGCAAagaaaaagcacttttctaTTTCATAAGAATCAACAAACAGGACAACCCCCCACCCTACCCAGATCACAAATTAAAAAGACGTTTTAAAAGAGTCCAGTCGAAACGATACGACCTGAAAAACCCAGTCCCACTCCCTCCTTTGTTCAGGCACTGGTAACAGTCTGCTAACAGTCTTGTGCCGCCATCCACCGGTGTGTCACCCTACAAAGGGAAAACCCAGAATTCTAGAAAGCTTGACCCCTGTAGCGCCACTTGTGTCAGCGTGGCTGTTGGCAACGAAAGCCACAGTTCTGTACTGCTTGTGCTGTGTTCATTTTATGATTACAGTTAATAGATGGCAATGAATAAGATTTGCCCACTTCTATCATACACTAAAGAACAttaaggagaagaaaaaaaagaaaaaaaaaagattgcttgagatctgaaatgtttctctttgaTGCCATTAAATGGCTTGATAGGcaagttccccccccccccccccccaacactatGCAAAACAAAGTGCCCaattgtgtgtgcgcgcatgtatagGTCTCTCTCTAgaggacacatacacacactggaatttttttaaaattacctGCTCCATTCATTAAACAGGGAACTATAACATTCAGTAAAATTAACTTTGGCACCATGAATCCTCCCTGTGGCCAAGGGAGGACCCTTTAAAACAATTCTGCCCACCTCCATGATACATTAAATCctaaaaaggtttaaaatgtcttcttcctggtttaaattaaattcagatTGCACAAATATAAAAGTCAACAGACAAGCCAGGCCTCTATTTCTGCTTCAGGATTCTtcattttgtgtgcatgtgtaatacTGTTCACAGATGAACAGAGCACAAAGATTTCTTAAATcggtgaaaaaaaaagtcttaaattGAACAGGACCAGTTTCTTCCATCAATGTCCCCAGAGCTCAGAACACAAAGACTCCACTCAGTAAGCCTGGACGAGAAGATGAGAAATGTGAAAGTGATGCAAGCAGGATCAGTCAGCACATCATCGGATCCTCAATACCACTGCTCTCCTTCACCAACCCTTCCAGATAAAAACCTAGTCGCTGACATGAAACaagggaggaaaaaacaaaacaaaccacctCACTGATCCTCAGATCCAGACAAGGTTTTTCTAACACTCTGCGGGGGCTCCCAGGAATCACTGTCCTCACTATCgtcgtcttcctcctcatcgTCGTCGCCATCCTCTTCACCGGCGGCCGAGGGTCCTTGCTCCTCGGCTGCCGTCTCGTTCTCGCcctgtgactcctccccctcGGGCTCATTGCTTGTGGCGCTGTCCTCAAACGGGTCCGTGCCCAAGTCCACCTTCCTGCAGACCTCGGCGAACCACTCCCGCACTTGCTCATAGCTCATGTTGGACTTGGCCACCAACTCGTCCAGATCCTGCTCGTTCAAAAACTTGTGCTTCAGGTAATACTCCTTCAGAATCTCTTTTCCAGACTTGAACTTTACCGGCGGGCACTTCTCCGAGCCAGCTGGTTTTTTGGGCCTCCTGCTGCGGGACCGCCCCCACCCGCGATTACGGACCCTCCGCTTCCTGCTCTTGTTGCCATTCATGCCCTCCACATTCCCACTCTGATAGTAGAAGTACCACTTGAGGTTGCCGTTCTTCCAGGCGTAGCGTGTGTCCCCAAACCAGTTGACGATGTAGGAGCGGGGCAGCCGGCTCTCTTCGGCTAGCCGATCGTACTCTTCAGCGGAGGGCCACTGGGTGCGCACGAAGGCACTCTTCAGGACATGGAGCTGCTCTGGGGTTTTCTTAGTCACCTTCTCTTTGGGTAGCTTCTTCACTGCAGGAGAAGTCTGCCCACCTCTGCCCTGGGACGTCTCACCATCCCCCTCGCCTTTGTGATCGGTCGGCTCAGTAACAGGGGTCTTCCGCTTCTCCGTGAACCAGGCGTCAATCTCCCGCCTGGTGAGCTTCGTTTCGGCCCTCAGGCGACTCAGCTCTTCGTCTGTGGGTGTGTCACATTTCTGATAGCTCTCCTCCAGAATAACTAGCTGCTCTGGGGTCTTCTCCTTGAACTTCTGCAGGGTGAAGTCAGGGAACGGGTTCCAGGTCTTGGTGCGcgtctctttctctttgacaGGAGATGGAGTCGGAGACTGCGGCGTCTCATCGCTTGAATCGATGACAATAGTGGCGTTGCTGTTGCTGGTCCTGGCACCGTCTGGCGGGACAGTGAAGTGGTTGTTCTTGGAATTGCGTTGGTTGTAGCGGGTGTCACTGAACCATTTCTTGATCTCGCCTTTGGTGAGGTTGGTAAGCTTCATCAGCCTGGCAATCTCAGAATCACTAGCAAAGTGGTTTTTCATGTAGCTAGCTTTTAGCTCAGCCAGCTGCTCCTTTGACTTCTTTGGCCGCAGGCCAAAGTGGTCGGCACTGAGGGCGGAGTTCTCCTGAGGAGTCAATGATGGGGGCTGGACCGTGGTGGCCCTCTTGGTTTCGCTGACAGCAGGACTCGTCTGATTGGTCGCAATCTTGGGGGCCTGGCTTTGATTGGGCATCCCCGCAACTGTCAGTGTGATGGGGGTTGTGACAGGTAGGCTGTTTGCAGTCCCTACCTGTGTCAGAACCAGGCCCGGCTGGCCCACGATTTGGCAGGTCTGGAGAATAGACTGCAGACCGTTGGTGGCAGAGAGATGGTGAGCTGGGATCACAGTAATGGTCTGAGGAACTGTGTGGACCGTGCCATTAAACTGCTTCCTTCTAGCCTCCTCGACTTCCTCTGGAGTCCAGCTCACACCGTGCTTCAAACGCTGTGCAGAGAACCAGATTTTTATCTGTTCCTCACTGAACTTGGTCTGAGCTGCCAGACCCATGATCTCAGACACTGATGGGTAGGGAAACTTCTTGTAGGTGTTCACAAGCAGGGCGTTGGTGTCCATGGCTGCGTTGTAAGTGGGAATGCTGCTCACGGGAATCAGGAGCTGAGCCTGTGCACTCTGCTGTGCCTGTAAGGCAGACAGGACCTGGGCCAGGCCAGCGGGAAGCACTGTGGCAGGGTTCATAACTGGCTTCTTCTGCTCGGCAGGCACTGGATTGGGAATGCTGACGAGCATGCCAGGCTTTGCCGACTCGGCAAGAATGGGATTCACCATTTCAGCGGCCATGGCACTCACAATAGACGCCTCCATGGGTTCCGGATCTCCCTCACTTTCGACTAGCATGTCGGCCTCTTCCGTCCCTTTGAGAGACACCGCTATTCTCTTAGGTTCTGGCTTGCACTTCTTTTTCATGATGGGTGTCTTGCTGAGAGAGATCCCGGTGACTGAAGGGTCATCGCTGTCCTCCATCTCAGCAGGAACAAAACTTCCTTCAGTTGTTAGATCGGTGACTGACTGCTCCACAGAGCTCTGACTTGAGCGCTTTCCTGCAGAATGGCCTAAACTGTCCTCATACTctaaaaagtaagaaaaaaagatggGCATGTTTACTATACCATAAATGATACAAAACGGCAGAATTTTCACAGTATACTACTACACTGTATATGTGTGACACCATTGAGCTGTATTGATTTGAACACTAAAGGTTAAATGGACCAATGTTTGACCTTAAAAGAAGCTTGAATTAAGAATACCAACCCTCACCTCCCTCAGTTTCCATGGGAACTACTGCTCCTTCTGTAGGGCCTTCTGCAGtactctctgtttcttcctccCCTGCCAGGGTCTCCATGTCTGGATCTTGCTCCACTACGTCCGAGGGAAGCACCATGCAGGGAGTTGTGGACTTCCTTCTGCTTGACATTGTGTTTGTGGCACCAAAGGGACTTTGAGGGGGGGCGGGCAAATGCTATCTGAACCGCACCAAGAAATTGGATTTACATGCTAAATGTTTACCCCGTTCCAATACGACATCtgccaaaagaaacaaaaaacaaaaacaaaacagagacagacacacgagTGATTTTATGCGCGACGTATAATCCGAAAcgctttgttttaatttatctTCACGCAACGCAACACGTACTTAACCGAGTTTCGCTCGTAAAGCTACAGATAGCCAGCTACTTTTGTCATACACGGCAGTTACCTTTTGATCCACTGAATTCAAGATTattaaccaaaaaataaatatgaaaaacaactgTGTCgacaaaactaaaaataaatatatatatataaaataatcacATCTGGGCGATCACCAATGCGGAAAACAGATGTCAAAACCGGCgagctttattttttttaaatcgttGCACATCGTTAACTTATTCTACTACACTACATTTTGCCCTCTACATGCCGTGCTTAATAAACAACGGCGACACGCGTGTTGATCAAACTTGCAGCCTGGCCGTTTGGACCTCCTGTCATCAGTCTGCCAGATGAGGCTGCGATGCTGCCGTGACTTACCGGGGTCGCCCCTCGCCTTTTCGCCCACCGGCCCAGGACCTCGCTGGGGTTAGCCACACAGCGCTACGAGCCTGGCGCGGTCGCTCCCGTCCGCGTTTGACGGCTCCACGGCGCGGTAGTGTGTCAGTGCGGGCGGCCCGGCTAGCGCTAGCCGCCGTGTCCGGGGCTGTGGAGGCAGCGCTTACTACGCTCGcagtcccaaaaaaaaaaaaaaaaaaagaaaaaaaaaaaaaaaaaaaaaaaaaaaagcaagctgGATGTAGCCGCCCGATAGATGCAGGGCAACCTGAATCGATGCGTCTACGAAGCCTTGGTTCCGCTAGGCGTTGGGCCCTACAACCGAAGTCCTTTAAAGTGCAGCGTT
Protein-coding regions in this window:
- the LOC113577040 gene encoding zinc fingers and homeoboxes protein 1 isoform X3; amino-acid sequence: MSSRRKSTTPCMVLPSDVVEQDPDMETLAGEEETESTAEGPTEGAVVPMETEGEYEDSLGHSAGKRSSQSSVEQSVTDLTTEGSFVPAEMEDSDDPSVTGISLSKTPIMKKKCKPEPKRIAVSLKGTEEADMLVESEGDPEPMEASIVSAMAAEMVNPILAESAKPGMLVSIPNPVPAEQKKPVMNPATVLPAGLAQVLSALQAQQSAQAQLLIPVSSIPTYNAAMDTNALLVNTYKKFPYPSVSEIMGLAAQTKFSEEQIKIWFSAQRLKHGVSWTPEEVEEARRKQFNGTVHTVPQTITVIPAHHLSATNGLQSILQTCQIVGQPGLVLTQVGTANSLPVTTPITLTVAGMPNQSQAPKIATNQTSPAVSETKRATTVQPPSLTPQENSALSADHFGLRPKKSKEQLAELKASYMKNHFASDSEIARLMKLTNLTKGEIKKWFSDTRYNQRNSKNNHFTVPPDGARTSNSNATIVIDSSDETPQSPTPSPVKEKETRTKTWNPFPDFTLQKFKEKTPEQLVILEESYQKCDTPTDEELSRLRAETKLTRREIDAWFTEKRKTPVTEPTDHKGEGDGETSQGRGGQTSPAVKKLPKEKVTKKTPEQLHVLKSAFVRTQWPSAEEYDRLAEESRLPRSYIVNWFGDTRYAWKNGNLKWYFYYQSGNVEGMNGNKSRKRRVRNRGWGRSRSRRPKKPAGSEKCPPVKFKSGKEILKEYYLKHKFLNEQDLDELVAKSNMSYEQVREWFAEVCRKVDLGTDPFEDSATSNEPEGEESQGENETAAEEQGPSAAGEEDGDDDEEEDDDSEDSDSWEPPQSVRKTLSGSEDQ